One window of Paenibacillus sp. FSL K6-3182 genomic DNA carries:
- a CDS encoding GDSL-type esterase/lipase family protein, which translates to MKPLFGKDSAIPDKKKIVFLGDSITDEGTFIAYMDAYFLQHMPANQMTLINLGVSSETASGLSEPEHPFPRPCVHDRLAKALAESKPDWVVVCYGMNDGIYYPYSSDRFEAYQQGLLRAVTQIKAMGAKIILMTPPPFDAASFTGGSLLPSGQPAYSYSQPFADYEDVLKRYADWVLTLDDVADALVSIHDPMLREWEHKRKENNNYVTGDGIHPNAEGHWLIAAALLRVLFNISLEQMPEYVLQPDSSSLFSAVEQRHRLLSSAWKEHVGHTNPNKAEALPLELALKEGEALKNLILSLADHPENKNNSRTSSWKGCERIDFMLEGREGLIVFPKTFAQGRPWIWRAEFFDAFSYPDMALLEQGWAIAYYRLSDMYGCPGAVERMRTFQTYVTKAYELAPKTVLFGFSRGGLYAFNYAAKYPDQVKLLYLDAPVLDMRSWPGGKGAAAGGAAEWEECLAVYGELEETESSLKGCSPLDRVEELAAGGIPVLIVAGDADIPLPIEENTLPIEENTLPFEKRYRELGGTIKVIVKPGVGHHPHSLEQPEPILSFIQQYSE; encoded by the coding sequence ATGAAGCCGTTATTTGGGAAGGATTCTGCTATTCCAGATAAGAAAAAGATCGTTTTTCTAGGAGACAGCATTACGGATGAGGGTACGTTTATTGCTTACATGGATGCTTATTTCCTGCAGCATATGCCAGCCAATCAAATGACACTCATTAACCTTGGCGTAAGCAGCGAGACAGCATCTGGCTTAAGCGAACCGGAGCATCCTTTTCCTCGTCCCTGCGTGCATGATCGGCTTGCCAAGGCTCTAGCGGAAAGCAAACCGGACTGGGTCGTTGTATGTTATGGAATGAATGACGGCATCTATTATCCTTATTCTTCTGATCGATTCGAAGCGTATCAACAGGGGTTATTACGGGCTGTTACTCAGATTAAGGCCATGGGAGCCAAAATAATTCTTATGACGCCGCCTCCATTTGATGCCGCATCGTTTACCGGCGGCAGCTTGCTTCCTTCTGGGCAACCAGCATACAGCTATTCTCAACCTTTTGCTGACTATGAGGATGTATTGAAGCGATACGCAGACTGGGTGCTGACTTTGGACGATGTCGCAGATGCGCTCGTTTCTATCCATGATCCCATGCTGCGCGAGTGGGAGCATAAGCGTAAGGAGAATAACAATTATGTAACGGGGGACGGCATTCATCCGAATGCTGAGGGGCACTGGCTGATCGCCGCTGCTCTGCTTCGTGTGTTGTTTAATATATCACTGGAGCAAATGCCCGAATATGTGCTCCAACCAGACTCTTCATCGCTGTTCTCGGCTGTAGAGCAGCGCCATCGATTGCTCAGCTCGGCATGGAAGGAGCATGTCGGACATACGAACCCGAATAAAGCGGAAGCGCTGCCGCTGGAGCTGGCATTGAAGGAGGGCGAAGCGCTTAAAAATCTTATTCTCTCCTTGGCTGATCATCCAGAGAACAAAAATAATAGCCGTACTTCAAGCTGGAAGGGCTGTGAGCGTATCGATTTTATGCTGGAGGGAAGAGAAGGACTAATCGTTTTTCCTAAAACATTTGCGCAAGGCAGGCCATGGATATGGCGCGCTGAGTTTTTTGACGCGTTCTCCTACCCCGATATGGCTTTGCTCGAGCAGGGCTGGGCAATTGCTTATTATCGACTAAGCGACATGTATGGATGCCCGGGTGCGGTAGAGCGGATGCGAACGTTCCAAACCTACGTGACAAAAGCTTATGAGCTCGCTCCAAAAACGGTGCTTTTTGGGTTCAGCCGCGGCGGTTTATATGCGTTTAACTATGCAGCCAAGTACCCAGACCAAGTGAAGCTGCTGTACTTAGATGCCCCTGTACTCGATATGCGCAGCTGGCCGGGCGGGAAAGGCGCAGCTGCAGGTGGAGCGGCTGAGTGGGAGGAGTGTCTGGCTGTTTACGGTGAGCTGGAAGAAACGGAATCGTCACTTAAGGGCTGCTCTCCTCTGGACAGAGTAGAAGAGCTGGCAGCAGGCGGTATTCCCGTTTTGATCGTTGCAGGTGATGCTGATATTCCGCTGCCTATAGAAGAGAACACGCTGCCTATAGAAGAGAACACGCTGCCATTCGAGAAACGTTACCGTGAGCTTGGCGGGACCATTAAAGTCATTGTGAAGCCGGGAGTTGGCCATCACCCGCATAGCTTGGAGCAGCCAGAGCCGATTTTATCTTTTATTCAGCAATATTCCGAGTGA
- a CDS encoding adenylate/guanylate cyclase domain-containing protein, with amino-acid sequence MTLLSIIAICLGFWLYPNINHFQTPPYKTEKPLTYLSKASAGPDGSMIVIGDSRQEIIRIGSKGSIEEVIRQDDATIRHDFTDIAVAADGTIYVLDTILDGYGLYVREERIVRYAIGDTKGTVLFTFEGSGTNKRVGLIKGLQVVKEDIYFYINEETNVQLNRLSAAGGKAEELLTFKLPADRYLSEIVGYAPDQIYYSTKRGAIFRVNAGGESELSYPLEGMDRTRKNFPEGLLLHENGKLYFIDRLVNAVTSMNAKDSSNLRTVIDEASLKTKAPHAESLDIMDLTMNTAGQMELALGDSIVSMDEAGSHTSVLTKLTYDRGSVVQGWITWLAAAVLLVILVMIIRLFYVHVLNRRISLFFKQVFAIVPILIIAMIMLSNFIYDSFSSKMEDEMQKQLSLLARNGQNMINGDQLNRLTSPNDYMSKDYESIRSKMNFLFESEDPANRKGLYSTLYRYENGEIFIIMDDDDGVNMYKPFPKNELNRLVVEKGEVVTDRWEDATGKWLYAIGPIYDSTNKIVGVYETGRDLNVLYQSNQTIYKSIMRNIGLISLVLIVLVLAVTYYLLSSLRKLRKSVMEMANGNWDVKVNIRSQDEVGDLGEQFNRMALHIRTYIKDITSFSEASHRFVPQQIFKYLGKKGITDIHLGDQVQQNMTVMVANIRSFHHLSKQLTPKQNFDFMNTFLKRFSPFVRTEEGLISKYLGAGFMALFPSRNEDALRAAVAIRRELVSYNESLKASGFAPVDLGMAIHKGPLMLGIVGEEQRMEGNVISDDVNITATLERMSDTMGASILVTRTFYEQLRSPERFRFRLLGRVRIDGKDDPIELIDVYEGDSDTERALKDRTKPLFEKGIMLCQEGRFFDARETFIEVIKINRFDKAAKLYFYLCDEYYQKGSTEGWNGTLAV; translated from the coding sequence ATGACTCTTCTGAGTATAATAGCAATTTGCCTCGGCTTCTGGCTTTATCCAAACATAAATCACTTTCAAACCCCTCCGTATAAAACAGAGAAACCCCTCACTTATTTATCCAAGGCATCGGCAGGGCCGGATGGAAGCATGATCGTTATCGGAGATTCACGTCAAGAGATTATACGAATCGGCAGCAAAGGATCTATTGAAGAGGTCATTCGGCAGGATGATGCTACCATAAGACATGATTTTACAGATATAGCGGTGGCGGCTGACGGCACAATCTATGTTCTTGATACGATTTTGGACGGATATGGGCTTTATGTACGCGAAGAAAGAATTGTTCGCTACGCGATAGGCGATACAAAAGGAACGGTCCTGTTTACGTTCGAGGGAAGCGGTACCAACAAACGGGTAGGGCTGATCAAAGGTCTTCAAGTTGTAAAGGAAGATATTTATTTCTACATAAACGAAGAGACGAACGTACAATTAAATCGGTTATCTGCTGCGGGCGGCAAGGCAGAGGAGCTGCTAACATTTAAATTGCCTGCAGATCGTTACTTATCAGAAATCGTAGGTTATGCGCCGGATCAAATCTATTACTCTACGAAGCGCGGCGCTATTTTCAGAGTGAATGCAGGAGGCGAAAGCGAGCTGTCCTATCCGTTGGAAGGCATGGATCGCACTCGCAAAAACTTCCCTGAAGGACTGCTTCTGCACGAGAATGGAAAATTATATTTTATTGATCGCCTAGTAAATGCAGTTACGAGTATGAATGCGAAGGATTCCAGTAATTTAAGAACGGTCATAGATGAGGCATCATTAAAGACAAAAGCACCGCATGCGGAAAGCCTTGATATTATGGATTTGACAATGAATACAGCGGGTCAGATGGAGCTTGCTTTAGGTGACAGCATCGTCAGCATGGATGAGGCTGGCAGCCATACGAGTGTCCTTACGAAGCTAACTTATGATCGCGGTTCGGTGGTACAGGGCTGGATTACGTGGCTGGCAGCTGCCGTATTGCTCGTTATTTTAGTTATGATAATTAGACTGTTCTATGTACATGTGCTTAATCGCAGAATCTCATTGTTTTTCAAACAAGTTTTTGCAATTGTACCGATATTGATAATAGCGATGATTATGTTATCCAATTTTATTTATGATAGTTTCTCCAGCAAAATGGAAGATGAGATGCAGAAGCAGCTGTCTTTGCTTGCTCGCAATGGTCAAAATATGATTAACGGCGACCAGCTGAATCGATTGACTTCGCCAAACGATTATATGAGCAAGGATTATGAATCGATTCGGAGCAAAATGAACTTCTTGTTCGAAAGCGAGGATCCTGCAAATCGCAAAGGCCTCTACAGCACATTGTACAGATATGAAAATGGTGAAATCTTCATCATTATGGATGATGATGACGGCGTCAATATGTACAAGCCTTTTCCTAAGAACGAGCTGAACCGGCTAGTGGTTGAGAAGGGCGAGGTTGTAACGGACCGATGGGAAGATGCTACAGGCAAATGGCTATATGCAATTGGACCTATCTATGATTCTACTAACAAAATTGTAGGCGTTTATGAAACAGGCCGGGATTTGAATGTATTGTATCAATCCAACCAAACTATTTACAAAAGCATCATGCGAAACATTGGGCTTATAAGCTTAGTATTAATCGTTCTCGTACTCGCTGTAACGTATTATCTGCTCTCGTCGCTGCGCAAGCTTCGCAAAAGCGTAATGGAGATGGCAAATGGCAACTGGGATGTGAAGGTGAACATACGATCACAGGATGAGGTCGGCGATTTGGGAGAGCAGTTCAATCGCATGGCGCTTCATATTCGAACGTACATAAAGGACATTACTTCGTTCAGCGAAGCTTCGCATCGTTTTGTACCGCAGCAGATTTTTAAATATTTAGGCAAAAAGGGAATTACCGATATTCACCTTGGAGATCAGGTTCAGCAAAATATGACGGTAATGGTCGCGAATATTCGCTCATTCCATCATTTATCGAAGCAGCTGACTCCAAAGCAAAATTTTGATTTTATGAACACCTTTCTAAAACGGTTTAGTCCATTCGTTCGGACAGAGGAAGGACTAATAAGCAAATATTTGGGCGCAGGTTTTATGGCTCTGTTCCCTTCACGAAATGAAGATGCGCTGCGCGCGGCTGTTGCGATACGCAGAGAGCTCGTTTCCTATAATGAAAGCTTGAAGGCTTCCGGCTTTGCTCCGGTTGATCTAGGCATGGCCATACATAAAGGCCCGCTTATGCTTGGGATCGTGGGTGAAGAGCAGCGGATGGAGGGCAATGTTATCTCCGATGATGTGAATATTACAGCAACATTAGAGCGGATGTCCGATACGATGGGTGCATCAATACTTGTCACTCGTACGTTCTATGAGCAGCTGCGTTCACCGGAACGCTTCCGCTTCCGTCTGCTTGGTCGTGTACGAATTGACGGCAAGGATGATCCGATTGAGCTTATTGACGTATATGAGGGAGATTCAGATACAGAGCGTGCTTTAAAGGATCGTACAAAGCCGCTGTTTGAGAAGGGGATTATGCTTTGCCAAGAGGGGCGTTTCTTCGATGCGAGAGAAACCTTTATAGAAGTGATCAAAATTAATCGTTTCGACAAAGCGGCAAAGTTATATTTTTATCTTTGTGATGAGTATTACCAGAAGGGATCGACTGAGGGCTGGAATGGCACACTCGCCGTTTAA
- a CDS encoding DUF4280 domain-containing protein: MGQLICGGATMQCSFGAAPGTFNVLPANRVLTAMPIANIMDNKPMVNILPFGVCNSLANPMVAAATAAALGVLTPQPCIPVTAAPWVPGSPTVLVANMPALNNSSKCMCNWGGVIQFVNPGQMTIQVP; this comes from the coding sequence ATGGGACAACTTATATGCGGAGGAGCTACCATGCAATGCTCTTTTGGAGCAGCTCCCGGCACGTTTAATGTGTTGCCTGCCAATCGCGTTTTGACGGCTATGCCGATCGCGAACATTATGGATAATAAACCGATGGTTAATATATTGCCCTTTGGAGTATGTAATTCGCTGGCCAATCCGATGGTCGCAGCCGCAACTGCTGCTGCCTTAGGCGTACTTACCCCTCAGCCCTGTATCCCCGTTACTGCTGCTCCATGGGTGCCCGGCTCGCCAACCGTGTTAGTTGCAAACATGCCCGCTTTAAATAATTCGTCGAAATGCATGTGCAACTGGGGAGGCGTCATTCAGTTCGTGAATCCGGGACAGATGACGATACAGGTGCCATGA
- a CDS encoding GNAT family N-acetyltransferase translates to MLVGQFRISRISTVDEAEKVVAFLLSGFSFDDTRYTPGELTHFRELPFRAVNNEIYFWYAEDEDGNVIGINCIAENEQKTGGFNWDYMVVHHDYRKVGVAALLMEQMYDFLGEVNARYLVTYTCDLPEYNRIRQLFESSGFTLVGRCPDYYYEGEDRLIYHRKLV, encoded by the coding sequence ATGCTTGTTGGACAGTTTCGGATTAGTCGCATCTCCACGGTAGATGAGGCGGAAAAAGTCGTCGCATTTTTATTATCAGGCTTTTCATTTGATGATACTCGATACACGCCAGGCGAGCTGACGCATTTCCGAGAGCTTCCATTTCGCGCGGTAAATAATGAAATTTATTTCTGGTATGCCGAGGATGAGGATGGAAATGTCATAGGCATAAATTGCATCGCCGAAAATGAGCAAAAAACCGGAGGTTTCAATTGGGACTACATGGTTGTTCATCATGATTATCGCAAAGTAGGCGTTGCGGCGCTGCTGATGGAGCAGATGTATGACTTTTTGGGAGAAGTAAACGCCAGATATCTAGTAACCTATACTTGCGATCTGCCAGAGTACAACCGCATTCGTCAATTGTTTGAGAGCAGCGGCTTTACACTGGTTGGTAGATGTCCAGATTATTACTACGAAGGGGAAGACCGCTTAATCTATCATCGAAAGCTGGTTTAA
- a CDS encoding phage tail protein — MNGKDQFFSINREQDWLRGTGYNLDFHLAGFGVCRDNKYGIAGTIQLSDLAGTAAIQELAVSQHEHMFLLDERADLWIYDRRNADHKRLFTQGHGLFSSHARLAASGELLIAADRTGERTVAAYHTGNGQTLWSRGGNEADGVLLHPLAIAADNRYVYVLTPLELDTGGDEPSIAEGAKLGIIQFTLGGALVSVWSDPKFTQHVRAKLRHLNRTYFMTVAASGELYIFDTLYAKLFSFGPTGTLSAKRELPALPYAGLCADSSGMIYIGDTRQMDQVSEDDRFIVQLNAAGETVGRITGFRGKADQLLIDEKDRMYILNSEDGTITILNLQPQTLLMEETGVPEGVWLSRAFDSAEAETVWHKMALNSFIPDGTQIHISYFSQNDDSCIIAGSYRKVDDWLADATIPYREKLNALAEFWSVPVINPSDALFFGAKGRYLWLKIEWIASERYTPLLESLRIYFPRDTYLNYLPAVYQEDPASRDFLERYLSLFGTLFSEIEEEIEDLSEYIDPERATGEHLRWLATWVGLETDDYWTDEQVQAFIQAAPELYRYRGTRQGLMKTIEIYTGIAPLIVEYFQTKAMRDNGELRHLTDQLYSGDPYTFTVLLRPEQAPTEKQRVVIEQLLDEQKPAYTEAKLVLLQPWMYLDLHTYLGINTVLTEPSLLKLNPDRSMPNDTLIVDVGMEKRMDIHTRLEMDSELE; from the coding sequence ATGAACGGAAAAGACCAGTTTTTCTCGATTAACCGCGAGCAGGATTGGCTGCGCGGCACCGGGTATAATCTTGATTTTCATTTAGCAGGCTTCGGCGTTTGCCGCGATAACAAATACGGAATAGCGGGAACGATTCAGCTGAGTGACCTCGCAGGTACAGCTGCCATTCAAGAGCTGGCTGTTTCCCAGCATGAGCATATGTTTTTGCTGGATGAGCGCGCGGATCTGTGGATTTACGACCGCCGTAATGCTGATCATAAGCGCTTGTTTACACAAGGGCATGGTCTGTTCAGCTCCCATGCTAGACTTGCTGCCTCCGGCGAGCTTTTAATTGCCGCCGATCGCACGGGTGAGAGGACAGTCGCTGCTTACCATACCGGCAATGGACAAACGCTTTGGTCGCGCGGAGGCAATGAAGCAGATGGAGTTTTGCTGCATCCGCTTGCGATAGCAGCGGATAACCGGTATGTGTACGTGCTGACACCGCTTGAACTCGATACGGGAGGCGATGAGCCGTCAATAGCAGAAGGCGCTAAGCTCGGGATCATCCAGTTTACGTTAGGCGGCGCACTTGTCAGTGTATGGAGTGATCCAAAGTTTACACAGCATGTACGAGCGAAGCTAAGGCATTTGAACCGAACTTACTTCATGACCGTCGCGGCATCGGGTGAGCTTTATATATTTGATACGTTATACGCAAAGCTATTTTCATTCGGGCCTACTGGAACATTGAGTGCGAAACGTGAACTCCCTGCTCTTCCTTATGCAGGACTTTGTGCTGACAGCAGCGGCATGATTTATATTGGCGACACGAGGCAAATGGATCAAGTGAGCGAGGATGACCGCTTTATCGTCCAGTTGAATGCTGCTGGCGAGACAGTTGGACGCATTACAGGTTTCCGTGGCAAAGCGGATCAGCTGTTGATTGATGAGAAGGATCGCATGTACATTTTGAACAGCGAAGACGGAACGATTACGATCTTGAACTTACAGCCGCAGACGCTGTTGATGGAGGAAACGGGTGTTCCTGAAGGGGTCTGGCTTTCACGGGCGTTCGATAGCGCAGAAGCCGAAACCGTCTGGCACAAGATGGCGCTTAACTCCTTTATTCCAGATGGCACACAGATTCATATATCCTATTTCAGTCAAAATGACGATAGCTGCATTATCGCCGGAAGCTATCGAAAAGTAGACGATTGGCTAGCTGATGCGACGATTCCCTACCGCGAAAAGCTGAATGCACTAGCCGAATTTTGGTCAGTGCCGGTTATTAATCCGAGTGATGCATTGTTTTTTGGAGCAAAAGGACGTTACTTGTGGCTAAAAATCGAATGGATCGCTTCGGAGCGGTATACGCCGCTATTGGAGTCCCTGCGAATTTATTTTCCGAGAGACACTTATTTAAATTATTTGCCTGCTGTCTATCAAGAGGACCCGGCAAGCCGTGATTTTCTTGAGCGTTATTTATCATTATTCGGCACGTTGTTTTCCGAGATTGAGGAAGAAATTGAGGATTTATCGGAATACATCGATCCTGAACGGGCAACGGGCGAGCATTTACGCTGGCTGGCGACTTGGGTTGGCCTGGAAACGGATGATTATTGGACGGATGAGCAGGTGCAGGCGTTCATTCAGGCCGCACCGGAGCTTTATCGTTACCGTGGCACGCGTCAAGGCTTAATGAAAACGATCGAGATTTATACGGGTATTGCACCGCTCATCGTGGAATATTTTCAAACAAAGGCGATGCGCGACAACGGAGAGCTGCGGCATCTGACAGATCAGCTTTATAGCGGTGATCCGTATACGTTTACCGTGCTGCTGCGGCCGGAACAAGCGCCAACAGAGAAGCAGCGAGTCGTTATCGAACAGCTGCTGGATGAGCAAAAGCCGGCCTATACGGAAGCGAAGCTGGTGCTGCTGCAGCCTTGGATGTATTTGGATTTACATACGTACTTAGGCATAAATACGGTGCTGACTGAGCCTTCACTGCTCAAGCTGAACCCTGATCGTTCGATGCCAAATGACACGCTGATCGTTGACGTTGGCATGGAGAAGCGCATGGATATCCATACCCGTTTAGAAATGGATTCAGAGCTGGAATAG
- a CDS encoding DUF1835 domain-containing protein has translation MKDLYERLRELSEGEARSLLNDLLKLTVPFTEQGNGEQMALADSIVQIYEKSVQHSHSLRVEAEQRKSMVHLVCSMSDAGSLKVALSNLGKHADNEVLSFNDCFSVGPIKNIDRVEGQRSREFWQMEKLSGFMFNHHMNREHQIQRMIEKITAIAEHKSIIIWCADNAHDQVGLRFIMHLLKNRTNSVHMMNVSELFRLNAASMQTNLPHYAQGLLERDVYLNIVNGYEQAEKIVDSERRRYEAEWLELSQEECTLRLWEDGKIKHAAEEELDRRLITIIDKLAIESEDGFVKAGAVIGELQDHYFQLIDFRFTEYRLWTLISDGCLAFRGLPGAMHQYSVRNNRGRTI, from the coding sequence TTGAAAGACCTTTATGAGCGTTTAAGGGAGCTGAGCGAGGGTGAGGCTAGAAGCCTTCTAAACGACCTTCTAAAGCTGACTGTACCGTTTACTGAACAAGGAAATGGGGAGCAGATGGCTCTGGCTGACTCCATTGTACAAATATATGAAAAAAGCGTGCAGCACTCACATTCCTTGCGAGTTGAAGCTGAGCAGCGCAAAAGCATGGTTCATCTCGTATGCAGCATGTCGGATGCAGGGTCTTTGAAAGTAGCCCTAAGCAATTTAGGAAAACATGCAGACAATGAGGTATTGTCGTTTAATGATTGCTTTTCAGTAGGTCCAATTAAGAATATTGATCGTGTGGAAGGACAGCGGTCTCGAGAATTTTGGCAAATGGAGAAGCTGTCTGGTTTTATGTTTAATCACCACATGAATCGTGAGCATCAGATTCAGAGAATGATCGAGAAAATAACAGCCATAGCTGAGCATAAATCTATCATCATCTGGTGTGCCGATAACGCGCACGATCAGGTAGGACTGCGTTTCATCATGCATTTGCTAAAGAATCGTACCAATAGCGTACATATGATGAATGTTTCTGAGCTTTTTCGGCTTAACGCGGCAAGCATGCAGACTAACCTGCCTCACTATGCGCAAGGGCTGCTAGAGAGGGATGTTTACTTAAATATCGTAAACGGATATGAGCAAGCAGAGAAAATAGTAGATAGTGAGAGACGACGCTATGAAGCAGAGTGGTTGGAGCTGTCTCAGGAAGAGTGTACACTGCGTTTATGGGAAGATGGCAAGATTAAGCATGCTGCTGAAGAGGAGCTTGATAGGAGGCTTATAACTATTATTGATAAGCTTGCAATCGAAAGCGAGGATGGATTTGTAAAGGCAGGAGCTGTTATTGGAGAATTACAGGACCACTATTTTCAGCTAATCGACTTTCGTTTCACTGAATATCGGCTGTGGACGCTAATTAGCGATGGCTGCTTGGCGTTTAGAGGACTGCCGGGTGCGATGCATCAATATTCCGTGCGAAATAACAGAGGGAGGACAATTTGA
- a CDS encoding putative baseplate assembly protein, which yields MLPRLPLDDRTYAEIVQQARRLIPKRVPEWTDENAHDPGITFIELFAWLTEMQRYFIGRVPDKNRRRFLDLLGIQPADASSARATVQFSNIKAPVTLPRGTKLMAEDQMFETEASISLVPLALDRIVTRTEREANDVTATNDHANVAFYAFGKDARTASKLYLSFDRELSAQEQVTININLLEADKGVGNDELQHLVINREAISPSARLSWKAYCWDEAAGTAGWMPVEVIEDETLHLTLSGKISFCLRAPMRTVTVHPASEQPRYWICATVEESGYEMPPRIRQLMLHTVKAEQKDTLSEVIDFTVSGEPHEEIHIATYLAVFGQIRVQVQDADGAWRYWQEIASFEELPHSDRPPAFYTVIRHASMDHVTVQFSDGSTGAVPPPGQTVRIIASEPRFDLYRFIGRSNGLPSQSFELYNLSCKKREALKLQVGEQEPNGHFKWQDWKRVDEFDRSKPGDRHYIYDPVKRLIYFGNGEKGAIPPVSMDTNIVLTGCELGGGDRGNVKPYLISEWVNEAHKALQIEVNNPSFAAGGSEAETLQVTLQRAQSELKHTFRAVTNEDYETLALATPGAAVARVHAIPLYKPGLDDYPREKANGQVSVVVVPYGLSDTPTPSAGFLQTVKRHLDTRRLITTEVHVIPPIYIKVTVNAVVVVEPQFVDEGQRLVEQLKKLLRPLDGEHETKGWKFGRSVYKGDIYNALSKASGVVYVQDLWIDAEGAHVRKSAGGDIILPPQGLVYSGQHEIELISRTHL from the coding sequence ATGCTGCCGAGGCTGCCGCTAGACGACCGCACGTATGCGGAAATCGTTCAACAAGCAAGAAGGCTCATCCCGAAGCGGGTTCCGGAATGGACGGATGAGAATGCGCATGACCCGGGCATTACGTTTATTGAGTTATTCGCTTGGCTGACAGAGATGCAGCGTTATTTCATTGGCCGTGTCCCGGACAAGAATAGGCGCAGATTTCTTGATCTGCTTGGTATTCAGCCTGCAGACGCAAGTTCGGCGAGAGCTACTGTACAGTTCTCAAATATTAAAGCTCCAGTGACGCTGCCTCGCGGAACAAAGCTGATGGCTGAGGATCAGATGTTTGAGACGGAAGCCTCCATTTCCCTTGTGCCGCTTGCGCTGGATAGAATCGTTACGCGAACGGAACGGGAAGCCAATGACGTCACAGCTACAAATGATCATGCCAATGTTGCCTTTTATGCGTTCGGGAAGGATGCAAGGACAGCCTCGAAGCTTTATCTTTCCTTCGATCGGGAGCTGAGCGCGCAGGAACAGGTCACGATAAACATCAATCTTTTGGAAGCGGATAAAGGCGTTGGCAATGACGAGCTGCAGCATCTGGTAATCAATCGCGAAGCCATTTCTCCATCTGCAAGGCTCTCGTGGAAAGCTTATTGCTGGGATGAAGCAGCAGGGACAGCAGGGTGGATGCCCGTTGAAGTGATAGAGGATGAGACGCTCCATTTGACGCTTAGCGGTAAAATATCATTTTGCCTAAGAGCGCCGATGCGAACGGTAACTGTGCATCCTGCAAGCGAGCAACCGCGATATTGGATATGTGCAACAGTTGAGGAGTCTGGTTATGAAATGCCGCCTCGCATTCGTCAGCTTATGCTGCATACGGTCAAAGCTGAGCAGAAGGATACATTAAGCGAAGTGATTGATTTTACGGTATCGGGAGAGCCCCATGAAGAAATACATATTGCTACCTACTTAGCTGTTTTTGGACAAATACGAGTTCAAGTGCAGGATGCTGATGGCGCATGGCGATACTGGCAGGAGATTGCTTCCTTTGAGGAGCTGCCTCACTCTGATCGCCCGCCTGCGTTTTATACCGTTATAAGACATGCTTCGATGGACCATGTAACGGTACAGTTTAGCGACGGCTCTACCGGAGCTGTTCCGCCGCCTGGACAAACGGTTCGTATCATTGCTAGTGAACCTAGGTTTGACCTTTACCGATTTATTGGACGAAGCAATGGGCTGCCGAGCCAAAGCTTTGAGCTGTACAATCTATCCTGCAAGAAACGCGAGGCACTAAAGCTGCAGGTAGGTGAACAAGAGCCGAATGGCCATTTCAAATGGCAGGATTGGAAGCGTGTAGATGAGTTTGACCGCTCTAAGCCAGGCGATCGTCATTATATTTATGATCCCGTCAAAAGACTCATTTACTTCGGCAATGGCGAAAAAGGAGCTATTCCGCCAGTCAGTATGGACACCAATATAGTTCTTACCGGTTGCGAATTAGGCGGTGGTGATCGTGGCAACGTTAAGCCTTATCTCATATCTGAGTGGGTGAACGAAGCACATAAAGCATTGCAAATCGAAGTGAATAATCCAAGTTTTGCAGCTGGAGGCTCGGAAGCGGAAACGCTGCAGGTAACGCTGCAGCGGGCGCAGTCAGAACTGAAGCATACATTCCGTGCCGTCACCAATGAGGATTACGAAACTTTGGCTTTAGCAACACCAGGCGCTGCCGTAGCTAGAGTGCATGCAATTCCTCTCTATAAGCCGGGACTTGATGATTATCCGCGAGAGAAGGCAAATGGTCAAGTTTCTGTTGTAGTCGTACCATACGGTTTAAGCGATACACCAACGCCAAGCGCCGGTTTTCTGCAAACTGTAAAACGTCATTTGGATACAAGAAGATTAATAACGACAGAAGTACATGTCATTCCCCCCATTTATATTAAAGTAACCGTCAATGCCGTTGTTGTTGTCGAGCCTCAATTCGTAGATGAAGGACAACGTTTAGTAGAGCAATTGAAAAAGCTGCTAAGACCGCTTGATGGTGAGCATGAAACCAAAGGCTGGAAATTTGGCCGGTCTGTCTATAAGGGAGACATTTATAATGCGCTAAGCAAGGCGAGCGGCGTAGTATACGTACAGGATTTGTGGATTGATGCGGAAGGTGCGCATGTTAGGAAAAGTGCAGGAGGAGACATCATTCTTCCGCCGCAGGGACTTGTTTACTCGGGGCAGCATGAAATTGAACTCATTAGTCGCACCCATCTATAG